A window of the Anoplolepis gracilipes chromosome 11, ASM4749672v1, whole genome shotgun sequence genome harbors these coding sequences:
- the LOC140671330 gene encoding uncharacterized protein, which yields MRRIAEEDLRYKSYVIKVRQMLSETAKMKRVARCHLLLNSLKNEAARRIKFFLDEKIFSVDAKVNRRNDRWLAHDPDEVPVIARTKFPVSVHVLGVVSSEGHIMPPHFFKKHETVTKEVYLHVLTNVVKPWIDTVVPARPYVFQQDGAPAHTSHLVQNWLSDNVDMFWSKEFWPPNSPDLNPLDYFVWSVVERVTNKSRHPNVTSLQAAIKAVFTNMDKAVLQRACQRFRPRIEAFIEAKGGYIE from the coding sequence ATGCGTCGAATTGCTGAAGAGGACCTACGTTATAAATCCTATGTAATAAAAGTTCGCCAAATGCTTTCCGAGACTGCTAAAATGAAGAGAGTTGCTCGCTGTCACTTGCTTCTGAATTCGCTGAAAAACGAAGCTGCGAGACGCATAAAGTTCTTTTTGgacgagaaaattttttctgtcgATGCCAAGGTAAACCGAAGGAATGATCGTTGGCTCGCTCACGATCCTGATGAAGTCCCCGTAATAGCTAGGACGAAATTCCCGGTCTCTGTTCACGTCCTAGGCGTCGTCTCTAGTGAGGGTCACATTATGCCGCcacatttctttaaaaagcACGAAACTGTTACAAAAGAAGTTTATTTACACGTTCTGACGAATGTTGTGAAGCCGTGGATAGATACTGTGGTCCCCGCAAGACCGTACGTCTTTCAGCAGGACGGCGCGCCTGCGCACACGAGTCACTTGGTTCAAAACTGGTTGTCGGACAACGTTGACATGTTTTGGTCTAAAGAATTCTGGCCTCCGAACAGTCCAGATTTGAATCCGTTGGACTATTTCGTGTGGAGCGTTGTTGAACGAGTGACCAACAAGTCGAGACATCCTAACGTGACCTCTCTCCAAGCGGCTATTAAGGCGGTGTTCACAAATATGGACAAGGCTGTATTGCAGAGAGCGTGCCAGCGCTTTAGGCCAAGGATCGAAGCATTTATCGAAGCAAAAGGCggttatatagaataa